One Pichia kudriavzevii chromosome 3, complete sequence genomic window carries:
- a CDS encoding uncharacterized protein (PKUD0C07950; similar to Saccharomyces cerevisiae YIL105C (SLM1) and YNL047C (SLM2); ancestral locus Anc_2.267), translating to MSLVSQQQLLQNQLQLKQLENQRNKQVQQSKSIVSSSSTNAPPTSLTRQQFSASSSNLNSSIDNNDQTNSTVRPDIPPIPQQVLEDPLSITIPTHANPTDILAARFNSWRIIISALSHYLKETSSVHEEITRQQIRLHHAISFPFLTQGLDGEFYQPMQVSNQQGHDNTTTYSLFHSSRENANANSLGDGGSIDQKNEFDLARKFFLPLGSGSIQDLPTVLYQYHSNAALLSQSTVKELNATIIPRLEDLKRDLLVKIKEIKSLQSDFKNQVDRYQADTSKLLSTYIRSIEAAKMDSSQLDPKNDPYLIRIALERSIRRQLTEENYLHEAFINIQTSGKELEKVVYIELQTALTVYAKLLGQQAQNVFDCLISKLDSTILTKEPSLEWDSFIDRDKKNFIELDLPMRKISEVKFKYQNDPLTYEIRSGWLERKSKFLKSYQRAWYVLTPCYLHEFKSSDRRKDPIPEKSYLLSELSVNEHSRRDDKNPNSFHKFVVMYGQSRGLLSKGHNLVFRAEGYDAMMSWFNDIKKLTQMSGPVQRSQLGSERRKSYRSSINGGDLSTTASILSKNRKRGVSSATALTATTATGTGIGNYNSNGNDTDFTSIVEEPRVKPNRESSKRSSLDVKETSLSRQHTRTSSINMGLPDNNDIVVMPVKPEYDARRQSIINEEPSIELGVSKSSPNIDASPSLVEQQQLLLQQQALLEKKQRQLLEEQRELQQRAFSLTSSMQQQQQHQHSLSMKSENHEPENLSEKVGEITLDSTHS from the coding sequence aaccaaagaaacaaacagGTGCAGCAATCGAAGTCTATTGTCTCATCCTCTTCTACCAATGCTCCTCCAACGAGTCTGACTCGTCAGCAGTTCTCTGCTTCAAGCTCAAATTTGAACTCTTCAATTGATAACAATGACCAGACTAATTCAACGGTGAGACCTGATATACCTCCTATTCCACAACAGGTTCTTGAAGATCCACTCTCGATAACTATTCCAACCCATGCAAACCCAACAGATATACTTGCTGCACGGTTTAACTCGTGGAGGATCATCATTTCAGCGTTATCCCATTATCTAAAGGAAACTTCATCTGTTCATGAAGAAATCACTAGGCAGCAAATACGTTTACACCACGCAATCAGCTTCCCCTTTTTGACGCAAGGATTGGATGGAGAGTTCTACCAACCAATGCAAGTTTCCAATCAACAGGGGCATGATAACACAACCACTTATAGTCTTTTCCATTCTTCTAGAGAGAATGCCAATGCCAACAGTTTAGGTGATGGCGGCAGTATCGATCAGAAAAATGAATTCGATTTAGCTAGAAAGTTCTTCTTACCCTTAGGTTCGGGCTCAATTCAAGACTTACCAACAGTTCTTTATCAATACCATTCAAATGCTGCTTTATTATCCCAGTCCACAGTCAAAGAATTAAATGCAACAATTATCCCGAGATTGGAAGACTTGAAAAGGGATCTGTTGGTaaaaatcaaggaaatcaaaTCCTTACAAAGTGATTTTAAGAATCAGGTTGATAGATACCAGGCTGATACTTCAAAGCTTTTATCAACCTATATACGGTCTATTGAGGCTGCCAAAATGGATTCATCCCAATTAGATCCTAAAAACGATCCTTATCTAATTCGTATTGCCTTGGAACGTTCCATTAGACGCCAACTAACAGAAGAGAATTACCTCCATGAAGCTTTCATAAACATACAGACCTCTGGCAAGGAATTGGAAAAGGTTGTTTACATTGAACTACAGACAGCTTTAACTGTTTACGCTAAATTATTGGGCCAACAAGCTCAAAACGTGTTTGATTGTTTAATCTCCAAATTAGACTCTACAATTCTAACGAAGGAACCCTCCTTGGAATGGGattcttttattgatagagataagaaaaatttcattgaGCTGGATTTGCCAATGAGGAAAATTTCAGAGGTCAAGTTCAAGTACCAGAATGATCCTTTAACTTACGAAATTAGATCCGGCTGGTTAGAGAGGAAGTCCAAATTTTTAAAATCTTATCAACGTGCCTGGTATGTTTTAACTCCGTGCTATCTACATGAGTTTAAATCATCCGATCGCCGTAAAGATCCAATTCCAGAAAAATCATATTTATTGAGTGAACTGTCCGTTAATGAGCATTCTCGTAGAGATGataaaaatccaaattctTTTCATAAGTTTGTTGTTATGTATGGGCAAAGTCGAGGTCTACTAAGTAAAGGACACAACTTGGTTTTTAGAGCCGAAGGTTATGATGCAATGATGTCTTGGTTTAACGACATTAAGAAGTTGACCCAGATGTCAGGCCCAGTCCAACGTTCTCAGTTGGGCTctgaaagaagaaaaagctATCGTTCTTCAATCAATGGTGGGGATCTTTCAACCACCGCTAGTATTTTATccaaaaacagaaaaaggGGCGTCAGTTCAGCAACAGCATTGACAGCAACTACTGCCACAGGGACAGGAATAGGTAATTATAACAGTAATGGAAATGATACGGACTTTACCTCAATTGTAGAAGAACCTCGGGTTAAACCAAATAGAGAGTCGAGCAAGAGAAGTTCTTTAGATGTCAAGGAAACTAGCTTATCTCGTCAACACACTAGAACATCATCAATTAACATGGGGTTACCAGATAATAATGATATCGTTGTCATGCCTGTGAAACCAGAATACGATGCTAGGAGACAATCCATTATCAACGAGGAACCATCTATAGAATTGGGTGTTTCAAAGTCCTCACCAAATATTGATGCTTCTCCCTCTTTAGTTGAACAGCAGCAACTCTTGCTTCAGCAGCAAGCTTTGCTCGAGAAGAAGCAACGTCAGCTACTCGAAGAACAAAGGGAGTTGCAGCAGCGTGCATTCAGTTTAACTTCGTcaatgcaacaacaacagcaacaccaGCATTCCCTTAGTATGAAGTCGGAAAATCATGAACCTGAGAATTTATCTGAAAAAGTGGGGGAAATAACGTTGGATTCTACACATTCTTGA